In Phaseolus vulgaris cultivar G19833 chromosome 10, P. vulgaris v2.0, whole genome shotgun sequence, a single genomic region encodes these proteins:
- the LOC137818015 gene encoding probable disease resistance protein At1g62630 yields the protein MGKESILNLTKRDIQELCLGSRPISNSSFNLLDSLIVDNCQFLSDVILPLNLLPFLTNLETLEVRNCNSVKAIFDVKRTTQGRDMTSTGETLPFSLKKLTLSQLPNLENVWNEDTHGILSMFCLQKVHVENCKGLTSVFPTSVAKDIVELKNLVVENCKGLMTIVAEDNIDPSLELTFPCPRVRSLKLQGLSKLKYFYYSSLKSDIYTHLESHTVELLECLSLGENGVKMILLGEFQRNLLDNLKTLTLCFSSDVFEYEFLEQVPNTEKLVVCDGFFEKMFCCESPNNVDYNGLLLKLKVLHLKSLANLVSIGLSYLFTSITAKSLAQLQRMDIIDCESIEEIVSEKEGEKSEEDEIIFPQLSCLNLDSLSKLRRFYKGNLSFPLLEELSVTYCYEMETLCAGNVETGKLSQVAINDDEVIPLEIDLNFTLIKEFLKKVNIDIL from the exons ATGGGGAAG GAGAGTATATTAAATTTGACTAAGAGAGATATACAAGAGCTATGTCTTGGCTCACGACCCATCTCCAACTCCTCCTTCAATCTCTTGGATTCTCTGATTGTGGATAATTGCCAATTTTTATCAGATGTTATTCTACCGCTCAATTTACTTCCTTTCTTAACTAACTTGGAGACATTGGAAGTTCGAAACTGTAATTCTGTCAAAGCCATTTTTGATGTCAAACGTACAACACAAGGCAGAGATATGACATCTACGGGGGAGACCCTCCCTTTTTCTCTGAAGAAATTGACTTTATCCCAGTTGCCAAATTTGGAGAATGTTTGGAATGAAGATACTCATGGAATTCTAAGCATGTTCTGTCTACAAAAAGTACATGTTGAGAATTGTAAAGGCCTTACAAGTGTGTTTCCGACATCAGTAGCCAAAGATATTGTGGAACTTAAAAATCTAGTGGTGGAAAATTGTAAGGGATTGATGACTATTGTTGCTGAGGATAATATAGATCCAAGTCTAGAGCTTACGTTCCCCTGTCCCCGTGTGAGGTCATTGAAATTACAGGGTTTGTCAAAATTGAAGTATTTTTACTACTCATCACTCAAGTCTGACATCTATACGCATTTGGAATCACATACCGTGGAGCTACTAGAG TGTCTGTCACTGGGGGAAAATGGAGTGAAGATGATTTTGCTCGGAGAATTTCAAAGAAACCTCTTAGACAACTTAAAAACTCTTACTCTCTGCTTTAGTTCGGATGTATTTGAATATGAATTTTTAGAACAGGTTCCCAATACAGAGAAGCTTGTGGTGTGTGATGGTTTCTTCGAAAAGATGTTTTGTTGTGAAAGTCCTAATAATGTGGATTACAATGGACTTCTCTTAAAGCTGAAAGTATTACACTTGAAGTCCCTTGCAAATCTAGTTTCCATTGG GTTGTCATATTTGTTCACATCCATAACAGCTAAAAGTTTAGCTCAACTCCAAAGAATGGACATAATAGATTGTGAATCAATTGAAGAGATAGTGTCTGAGAAGGAGGGAGAGAAATCAGAGGAGGATGAGATAATATTTCCGCAGCTCAGTTGTTTGAATCTTGATAGCTTATCTAAGCTCAGAAGGTTCTACAAAGGGAATTTAAGTTTCCCATTATTGGAGGAATTATCAGTAACATATTGCTACGAGATGGAAACTTTATGTGCAGGTAATGTAGAGACAGGCAAGTTGTCTCAAGTAGCAATTAATGATGATGAGGTTATTCCATTGGAAATTGATCTCAACTTTACTCTCATAAAagaatttctgaaaaag gttaatattgatattttatgA
- the LOC137818016 gene encoding uncharacterized protein: MTVGETGYWDDHGWTWHLNWRRERFCWESDVEEELLTILAREVLVKDAKDFITWSGDSKGLFSVKSAYGLLTNQVSEPSNAAFSLLWRTKAVPKVLTTAWRILLDRIPTYQNLVVFCPTIIQERSRILWCRIVDDWISTYDAGIFVDQGPHYR, from the exons ATGACGGTGGGTGAAACTGGTTATTGGGATGATCATGGGTGGACCTGGCATTTGAACTGGAGAAGGGAGAGATTTTGCTGGGAGTCGGATGTGGAGGAAGAATTATTAACAATTCTAGCCAGGGAAGTTTTGGTTAAGGATGCTAAAGATTTTATAACTTGGAGTGGGGATTCCAAGGGGTTATTCTCGGTAAAATCAGCATATGGTCTCTTAACCAATCAGGTTTCTGAACCGAGTAATGCTGCTTTTAGTCTGTTATGGAGGACCAAAGCTGTCCCAAAAGTGTTAACCACGGCCTGGAGAATCTTGCTGGACAGAATTCCGACTTATCAGAATCTTGTG GTTTTCTGCCCCACCATAATTCAAGAACGAAGCAGGATCCTATGGTGCAGAATCGTGGATGACTGGATATCTACATATGATGCTGGAATTTTTGTTGATCAGGGGCCACATTACAGATGA